The following proteins come from a genomic window of Micromonospora zamorensis:
- a CDS encoding ABC transporter permease translates to MGRYLLRRLLQLVPVFIGTTFLIYWLVWAVPGDPFAGKCGERRCPDQYIAFMTEKYHLDQNVFVQYANYMKNLLQGDFGQTFSQREIGDIIATAYPNTLKLALVALAIEAVIGLGAGVLTGLRRNGFLDNLVLVSTLFLIALPVFVVGFVLQWLLGVQWGIVKPTVSSEMRWSELIVPGFVLGSASVAYIARVARTSIAENRRADYVRTAIAKGLPMRRVVGVHLLRNSLIPVVTLLGTDLGALMGGAIVTEGIFGINGIGRAVYRAIVTKESATVVGIVVVLVLVYLVMNLLVDLLYAALDPRIRYE, encoded by the coding sequence ATGGGCCGTTATCTGTTGAGACGGCTGCTCCAACTCGTGCCGGTCTTCATCGGTACGACGTTCCTGATCTACTGGCTCGTCTGGGCCGTTCCGGGCGATCCGTTCGCCGGCAAGTGCGGCGAGCGACGCTGCCCGGACCAGTACATCGCCTTCATGACCGAGAAGTACCACCTCGACCAGAACGTCTTCGTGCAGTACGCCAACTACATGAAGAACCTGCTCCAGGGTGACTTCGGTCAGACGTTCTCGCAGCGCGAGATCGGTGACATCATCGCCACGGCGTACCCGAACACGCTGAAGCTGGCCCTGGTGGCACTCGCCATCGAGGCCGTGATCGGCCTCGGCGCCGGCGTGCTGACCGGTCTGCGCCGCAACGGCTTCCTGGACAACCTGGTCCTGGTCTCCACGCTCTTCCTGATCGCGCTGCCGGTCTTCGTCGTCGGCTTCGTGCTCCAGTGGCTCCTGGGCGTGCAGTGGGGCATCGTCAAGCCGACCGTCTCCTCCGAGATGCGGTGGTCCGAGCTGATCGTGCCGGGCTTCGTGCTGGGCAGTGCGTCAGTGGCCTACATCGCCCGGGTTGCACGTACGAGCATCGCGGAGAACCGCCGCGCCGACTACGTGCGCACCGCGATCGCCAAGGGTCTGCCGATGCGCCGGGTGGTGGGCGTACACCTGCTGCGTAACTCGCTCATCCCGGTGGTCACCCTGCTCGGCACCGACCTCGGTGCCCTGATGGGCGGTGCGATCGTCACCGAGGGGATCTTCGGCATCAACGGGATCGGCCGTGCGGTGTACCGCGCGATCGTGACCAAGGAGAGCGCCACCGTGGTGGGCATTGTGGTCGTCCTGGTGCTGGTCTATCTCGTGATGAACCTGCTGGTTGACCTGCTCTACGCCGCCCTGGACCCGAGGATCCGTTATGAGTGA
- a CDS encoding peptide ABC transporter substrate-binding protein, with amino-acid sequence MRVSKRATSAIALSAAAALVASGCSSGDSNDDAAASKDGAITVHGVQPENPLVPSNTTETGGGKVIDWLFTGLVEYPNDGGAPRNALAESINTTDSKVFTIKIKKGTKFHDGTEVKSKNFVDAWNWAAYSPNGAQNGTFFSDILGFEDTYTTDPDGAEGPQKAPAPKSDKMSGLKVVDEQTFEVTLAAPTAVFPTKLGYSAFMPLPDVFFTQKPEEFGKKPVGNGPVKFVSWEDNVLIKLTRFDDYNLRDKMKVKDVDVKLYQDETAAYADLLANNLDFMEVVPTSALAGDKWKTDLGDRGLSTVTPSTALIAFPTYDKRFQNPKLRRAVSLSINRQEISDKIFFGTRKPADSWANPLTPGAKPGNCTACKFDPATAKTLLTEAGGFTGEMVFYYNSDSSHKDWMDAVAQQIKTNLGINARAEGVPTFAVFRQSINAHQMKGPYRAAWQQDYPDVENWVNPLYVTNGSSNDGLYSNKEVDALAKQASAAPSLEASHEAFSKAVELVDQDVPSIPIYFYGQQSGHSEKIKKLELNNVGELDITSVEL; translated from the coding sequence ATGAGAGTCTCGAAGCGGGCGACGAGCGCAATCGCGCTCAGCGCGGCTGCCGCGCTTGTCGCGAGCGGTTGCTCGAGCGGTGACAGCAACGACGACGCTGCCGCCAGCAAGGACGGCGCGATCACCGTCCACGGCGTCCAGCCGGAGAACCCGCTGGTCCCGTCGAACACCACGGAGACTGGCGGCGGCAAGGTGATCGACTGGCTGTTCACCGGCCTGGTCGAGTACCCGAACGACGGTGGGGCCCCGCGCAACGCGCTGGCCGAGTCCATCAACACCACGGACTCCAAGGTCTTCACGATCAAGATCAAGAAGGGCACGAAGTTCCACGACGGCACCGAGGTGAAGTCGAAGAACTTCGTTGACGCCTGGAACTGGGCCGCCTACTCGCCGAACGGCGCGCAGAACGGCACCTTCTTCTCCGACATCCTGGGCTTCGAGGACACCTACACCACGGACCCGGACGGCGCGGAAGGCCCGCAGAAGGCCCCGGCGCCGAAGTCCGACAAGATGTCCGGCCTGAAGGTCGTCGACGAGCAGACCTTCGAGGTCACCCTGGCGGCGCCGACCGCGGTCTTCCCGACCAAGCTCGGCTACAGCGCCTTCATGCCGCTGCCGGACGTCTTCTTCACCCAGAAGCCGGAAGAGTTCGGCAAGAAGCCGGTCGGCAACGGCCCGGTCAAGTTCGTGTCGTGGGAGGACAACGTCCTCATCAAGCTGACGCGCTTCGACGACTACAACCTTCGCGACAAGATGAAGGTCAAGGACGTCGACGTCAAGCTGTACCAGGACGAGACGGCCGCCTACGCCGACCTGCTGGCGAACAACCTCGACTTCATGGAGGTTGTCCCCACCTCGGCGCTCGCCGGTGACAAGTGGAAGACCGACCTCGGTGACCGGGGCCTGTCGACCGTCACGCCGTCGACCGCGCTGATCGCGTTCCCGACCTACGACAAGCGCTTCCAGAACCCGAAGCTGCGTCGTGCCGTGTCGCTGTCGATCAACCGGCAGGAGATCTCGGACAAGATCTTCTTCGGTACCCGTAAGCCGGCCGACAGCTGGGCGAACCCGCTGACCCCGGGCGCCAAGCCGGGCAACTGCACCGCCTGCAAGTTCGACCCGGCCACGGCCAAGACGCTGCTGACCGAGGCCGGCGGCTTCACCGGTGAGATGGTCTTCTACTACAACTCGGACTCCAGCCACAAGGACTGGATGGACGCCGTTGCGCAGCAGATCAAGACCAACCTGGGCATCAACGCTCGGGCCGAGGGCGTGCCGACCTTCGCGGTCTTCCGCCAGAGCATCAACGCCCACCAGATGAAGGGCCCGTACCGCGCTGCCTGGCAGCAGGACTACCCGGACGTCGAGAACTGGGTCAACCCGCTGTACGTCACCAACGGCTCCTCGAACGATGGTCTGTACAGCAACAAGGAGGTCGACGCCCTGGCGAAGCAGGCCAGCGCCGCGCCGAGCCTGGAGGCCTCGCACGAGGCGTTCTCCAAGGCCGTCGAGCTGGTCGACCAGGACGTCCCGAGCATCCCGATCTACTTCTACGGTCAGCAGTCCGGCCACTCGGAGAAGATCAAGAAGCTCGAGCTGAACAACGTCGGCGAACTCGACATCACCTCGGTCGAGCTCTGA
- a CDS encoding response regulator, which yields MAEQSTEHLDPAEARPERLRVFLVDDHAMFRAGVRAELGAHVEVVGEASTVAEAVTRIAAVGPDVVLLDVHMPDGGGRAVLEAMRRTHPQVKFLALSVSDAAEDVIGLIRAGARGYVTKTISPDELAAAIRRVADGDAVFSPRLAGFVLDAFAARPDAPVADPELDQLTNREREVLRLLARGYAYKEIAKELFISIKTVETHVSNVLRKLQMSNRYELSRWAADRRLV from the coding sequence ATGGCCGAGCAGTCGACCGAGCACCTCGACCCGGCGGAGGCCCGCCCCGAGCGGCTGCGGGTGTTCCTGGTGGACGACCACGCCATGTTCCGGGCCGGGGTGCGCGCGGAGCTGGGCGCCCACGTCGAGGTGGTGGGCGAGGCGAGCACTGTGGCCGAGGCGGTCACGCGGATCGCCGCCGTCGGACCGGACGTGGTGCTGCTCGACGTGCACATGCCCGACGGCGGCGGACGCGCGGTGCTGGAGGCGATGCGCCGCACCCACCCGCAGGTCAAGTTCCTCGCGTTGAGTGTCTCCGACGCGGCGGAGGACGTGATCGGGCTGATCCGCGCCGGTGCCCGGGGGTATGTCACCAAGACCATCTCCCCGGACGAGTTGGCTGCGGCGATCCGCCGGGTGGCGGACGGGGACGCGGTGTTCAGCCCGCGGCTGGCCGGCTTCGTGCTGGACGCCTTCGCGGCCCGACCGGACGCACCGGTGGCCGACCCCGAGCTGGACCAGCTCACCAACCGTGAGCGGGAGGTGCTGCGGCTGCTGGCCCGGGGGTACGCGTACAAGGAGATCGCGAAGGAGCTGTTCATCTCCATCAAGACGGTGGAGACCCACGTTTCGAACGTGCTGCGCAAGCTCCAGATGTCCAACCGTTACGAGCTCTCCCGTTGGGCGGCGGACCGCCGGCTCGTGTGA
- a CDS encoding ATP-binding protein has product MTSPPRLYRAPEHRMAAGVAAGIADHLGISVLRVRVAFMVLLGLSGLGLLLYAAFWAVVPLRPGDTAVPLRRDVAQLLPFVGIGLGVLLIQVIVFDSVGAAGTAGWLVAIIAVGAGVIWHQSAPERRRQWGDTMPVPWLGAVVEESDRRAFVLRFIGGGVLVAVGIIGVAAVYSPAQNFDAVINGVIFALVGLAGVGVVAAPVLWRTYSQLRSEREGRIREQERAELAAMVHDQVLHTLALIQRNAGDVKTVQRLARGQERSLRNWLYKPTASPSERFAAALEQAAAEVEDTFAITVEAVVVGDRETDEKVGALVAAAREALVNAARHAGVQTVSLYAEVEPDQVSVFVRDRGKGFDPDTVEDHRHGVRGSIIGRMKRHGGRAEIRSGPGEGTEVRLILPISRDSSAAERNR; this is encoded by the coding sequence GTGACTTCGCCTCCGCGCCTCTACCGCGCACCCGAGCACCGGATGGCCGCCGGCGTCGCCGCCGGCATCGCCGACCATCTGGGCATCTCGGTGCTGCGGGTGCGCGTCGCGTTCATGGTGCTGCTCGGGCTGAGTGGGCTCGGCCTGCTGCTCTACGCGGCCTTCTGGGCCGTGGTGCCGCTGCGGCCCGGTGACACCGCGGTGCCGCTCCGGCGCGACGTGGCCCAGCTCCTGCCGTTCGTGGGGATCGGGCTCGGTGTGCTGTTGATCCAGGTGATTGTCTTCGACTCGGTCGGCGCGGCGGGCACCGCCGGCTGGCTGGTGGCCATCATCGCGGTCGGCGCCGGGGTCATCTGGCACCAGTCCGCGCCCGAACGGCGGCGGCAGTGGGGCGACACGATGCCGGTGCCGTGGCTGGGCGCGGTCGTCGAGGAGAGTGACCGGCGGGCCTTCGTGCTCCGGTTCATCGGCGGGGGAGTGCTGGTCGCGGTCGGCATCATCGGCGTCGCGGCGGTCTACTCGCCGGCACAGAACTTCGACGCGGTGATCAATGGCGTGATCTTCGCGCTGGTCGGGCTGGCCGGGGTCGGCGTGGTCGCCGCGCCGGTGCTCTGGCGGACGTACAGCCAGCTCCGCTCGGAGCGCGAGGGGCGCATCCGCGAGCAGGAGCGGGCCGAGTTGGCCGCGATGGTGCACGACCAGGTGCTGCACACGTTGGCGCTGATCCAGCGCAACGCCGGTGACGTCAAGACGGTGCAGCGGCTGGCCCGAGGGCAGGAGCGGTCCCTGCGCAACTGGCTCTACAAGCCCACCGCGTCGCCCAGCGAGCGCTTCGCCGCCGCTCTGGAGCAGGCCGCCGCCGAGGTCGAGGACACCTTCGCGATCACCGTGGAGGCCGTCGTGGTGGGGGACCGGGAGACCGACGAGAAGGTCGGGGCGCTGGTCGCGGCCGCGCGGGAGGCGCTGGTGAACGCGGCCCGGCACGCCGGCGTGCAGACCGTGTCGCTCTACGCCGAGGTGGAGCCGGATCAGGTCAGCGTCTTCGTCCGGGACCGGGGCAAGGGCTTCGATCCGGATACCGTGGAGGACCACCGGCACGGCGTACGCGGCTCGATCATCGGGCGGATGAAGCGGCACGGCGGACGGGCCGAGATCCGGTCCGGCCCGGGGGAGGGGACCGAGGTTCGGTTGATCCTGCCGATCTCCCGGGACTCGTCCGCAGCGGAGAGGAACAGATGA
- a CDS encoding PspC domain-containing protein gives MTEEAAPPPRPGSAQPGGTSPPTPAVTAGGWTEPGTSGPHPGAAPTDPYGGYPPPTGPGPSFAAGTGYGAGGAAGTPPGQGGGPGPSAPPPPLGGTGFTSRYGLVRPREGRYLAGVCAAIGRATNTDPVLWRVLLAVLGFFGGIGILVYVAAWLIIPNEGDTASPVESMLGRGRSSMSPVTVIVLGILVAASFGYIVTDAFRAVLLGAAILVAGALLLNRDSRNSQPGAPSGPAPSAPTGSPPGPVPPVTWPAPSYGVAPSTGPLTTTPGAGGDPAYVTATTGGTPTMAYDVQPTAGPQLSAPTQPVSGVGPVSGVGPVSGQPAGTTAVQSDWPTPSTGWPSTAAPSVGWPSAPVTGAPAAPSGYPTAPPPSGYRPPFAPHGPYASPTPAAPPPPKPPKPPKRPKERSPLGAVTFSLIFLVLGVVALLDLLDVFAISASSYFAAALATIALGLLVGTWFGRARWLIALGLVTAAALGTATVAESYDRIRGVDGAVTWAPTDYRDLADRYENSFGDAVLDLRGIDFTKRDSQVTVAINFGQATVVVPPNVDVTTVADVNAGDANIFGNRSGGLDGRLRETTDVGADGPGGGTLRLYVHVNAGNLEVTR, from the coding sequence ATGACCGAGGAAGCTGCCCCGCCACCCCGTCCCGGGTCGGCACAACCGGGAGGCACGTCGCCGCCCACGCCGGCCGTGACGGCCGGCGGATGGACCGAGCCCGGCACGTCCGGTCCGCACCCCGGCGCCGCACCTACCGATCCTTACGGCGGCTACCCGCCGCCCACCGGCCCGGGCCCCAGCTTCGCGGCCGGCACCGGTTACGGAGCCGGCGGCGCCGCGGGCACACCACCCGGGCAGGGTGGCGGTCCCGGCCCGTCCGCGCCGCCACCACCGCTGGGCGGCACCGGCTTCACCTCGCGGTACGGGCTGGTCCGGCCACGCGAGGGACGGTATCTGGCCGGCGTCTGCGCGGCGATCGGGCGAGCCACCAACACCGATCCGGTGCTGTGGCGGGTGCTGCTCGCGGTGCTCGGGTTCTTCGGGGGCATCGGCATCCTGGTGTACGTCGCCGCCTGGCTGATCATCCCGAACGAGGGCGACACCGCGTCCCCGGTCGAGTCGATGCTCGGGCGCGGGCGTTCCAGCATGTCGCCGGTGACCGTGATCGTCCTGGGCATCCTGGTCGCGGCCAGCTTCGGCTACATCGTCACCGACGCCTTCCGTGCGGTGCTGCTCGGCGCGGCCATCCTGGTCGCCGGCGCGCTGCTGCTCAACCGGGACAGCCGCAACTCGCAGCCCGGTGCTCCGAGCGGGCCGGCGCCGTCCGCGCCGACCGGCTCCCCGCCCGGTCCCGTTCCGCCGGTGACCTGGCCAGCGCCGTCGTACGGCGTCGCGCCGTCGACCGGCCCGCTGACGACGACACCGGGGGCCGGCGGCGATCCCGCGTACGTCACCGCGACGACGGGGGGAACACCCACCATGGCGTACGACGTGCAGCCGACCGCTGGTCCGCAGCTCTCCGCCCCCACGCAGCCGGTGTCCGGCGTCGGTCCCGTGTCCGGAGTTGGTCCTGTGTCGGGGCAACCGGCCGGCACGACGGCTGTCCAGTCCGACTGGCCGACACCTTCCACCGGCTGGCCGAGCACCGCCGCCCCCAGCGTCGGCTGGCCGTCGGCACCCGTGACCGGCGCACCCGCTGCCCCGTCCGGCTATCCGACCGCCCCTCCACCGTCCGGATACCGGCCTCCGTTCGCGCCGCACGGCCCGTACGCCTCGCCGACTCCGGCCGCGCCCCCTCCACCCAAGCCACCCAAGCCGCCGAAGCGCCCCAAGGAGCGTTCGCCGCTCGGCGCGGTGACCTTCTCGTTGATCTTCCTGGTCCTCGGTGTGGTCGCCCTGCTCGACCTGCTGGACGTCTTCGCCATCAGCGCCTCGTCATACTTCGCGGCCGCGTTGGCCACGATCGCGCTGGGGCTGCTGGTCGGCACGTGGTTCGGCCGCGCCCGCTGGCTCATCGCGCTCGGCCTGGTGACCGCGGCGGCGCTGGGCACGGCGACGGTCGCCGAGTCCTACGACCGGATCCGGGGAGTCGACGGTGCGGTGACCTGGGCGCCCACCGACTATCGGGACCTCGCCGACCGATACGAGAACAGCTTCGGTGACGCCGTGCTCGACCTGCGCGGTATCGACTTCACGAAGCGGGACAGCCAGGTCACCGTCGCAATCAACTTCGGCCAGGCGACCGTTGTCGTACCGCCGAACGTCGACGTCACCACGGTGGCCGATGTCAACGCCGGCGACGCCAACATCTTCGGCAACCGGTCCGGCGGGTTGGACGGTCGCCTGCGGGAGACCACCGATGTCGGCGCGGACGGGCCCGGCGGCGGGACCCTGCGCCTCTACGTCCACGTCAATGCCGGCAATCTGGAGGTGACCCGGTGA
- a CDS encoding phosphatidylserine decarboxylase: MTQSPAVRTTGRSGPVRIGERAARTLVTELARINDPKAALLVGASPESAVLAAAIDALLPGDRLTVVPAEPFGAAALREHITAQGRWVADRVSIVDSLAEAEPAGVVIAGEVFAGTAEETRSGIEGLAKYLSDGAVLSVATIAMPGRTTGAATELARQDALYGVGADLVLRNSPPVRVYRLRFTPASPATADRLAPAHRPSSVPLTRGMHIDSNGVAAAGIALGLAALARVARPSSKLWLLPALAAGPVAAFFRDPERDVPEDPSAVVASADGKVLSVQRLHDERFGDGEWLRVAVFLSVLDVHVNRSPVAGKVVDYFVADGGFVNAMKPDAEHNVAAYTVLDTARGTVVVAQRTGLIARRIVQRAPIGALLARGERFGLIRFGSRTDVYLPADAADPLVGPGDKVVGGSTVIARWR; encoded by the coding sequence ATGACCCAGTCCCCCGCCGTGCGTACCACCGGCCGGTCCGGTCCGGTCCGCATCGGCGAGCGAGCCGCCCGTACCCTCGTCACCGAGCTGGCCCGGATCAACGATCCCAAGGCCGCCCTGCTGGTCGGGGCGAGCCCGGAGTCCGCAGTGCTGGCCGCGGCGATCGACGCGCTGCTCCCCGGTGACCGGCTCACCGTGGTGCCCGCCGAGCCGTTCGGCGCTGCCGCGCTCCGCGAGCACATCACCGCCCAGGGTCGCTGGGTCGCCGACCGGGTGAGCATCGTCGACTCGCTGGCCGAGGCCGAGCCCGCCGGGGTCGTCATTGCCGGCGAGGTGTTCGCCGGCACCGCCGAGGAGACCCGCAGCGGCATCGAGGGCCTGGCCAAATACCTCTCCGACGGCGCGGTGTTGAGCGTGGCGACCATCGCCATGCCGGGCCGGACCACCGGCGCGGCCACCGAGCTGGCTCGACAGGACGCCCTCTACGGCGTCGGCGCCGACCTGGTGCTGCGCAACTCGCCACCGGTGCGGGTCTACCGGCTGCGGTTCACCCCGGCCAGCCCGGCCACGGCCGACAGGTTGGCCCCCGCGCACCGCCCGTCGAGCGTTCCGCTGACCCGCGGCATGCACATCGACTCCAACGGCGTGGCCGCGGCGGGCATCGCGCTGGGCCTCGCGGCGCTGGCCCGGGTGGCGCGTCCGTCGTCCAAGCTCTGGCTGCTGCCGGCGCTGGCCGCCGGGCCGGTCGCCGCGTTCTTCCGCGACCCCGAGCGGGACGTGCCGGAAGACCCGAGCGCCGTGGTCGCCAGCGCGGACGGCAAGGTCCTGTCGGTGCAGCGGCTGCACGACGAGCGTTTCGGCGACGGCGAGTGGCTCCGGGTCGCGGTCTTCCTGTCGGTGCTGGACGTGCACGTCAACCGGTCCCCGGTCGCCGGCAAGGTGGTGGACTACTTCGTCGCTGACGGCGGCTTCGTCAACGCGATGAAGCCGGACGCCGAGCACAACGTGGCGGCGTACACCGTGCTGGACACCGCTCGGGGCACGGTGGTGGTCGCGCAGCGCACCGGGCTCATCGCCCGCCGGATCGTGCAGCGCGCGCCCATCGGCGCGCTGCTGGCCAGGGGCGAGCGCTTCGGGCTGATCCGGTTCGGCTCCCGGACCGACGTCTACCTGCCGGCCGATGCCGCTGACCCGCTGGTCGGGCCGGGCGACAAGGTCGTCGGCGGTTCCACGGTCATCGCCCGCTGGCGCTGA
- a CDS encoding CDP-alcohol phosphatidyltransferase family protein yields the protein MRRSSTFARQVLLVRVGRRDDDLHGTDLVPTEHRYADRQRRRYGLDRLSRPADNVGRAEIEAVMPVSPAMPPMAYADEASAATIPLLPGERTIARRMKFGLVNACTLASLMLGMLAIFLAMQGEVRIAALCLIACVAFDGLDGALARRLGVASPFGAQMDSLADMCSFGLAAPVVVYASLAGSVSTAAAAVACALVAACAAIRLARFNVSPKDGRFFCGVPTTMAAAVLALTVAIGLPVPGAVLVAGVALLAFAMVSSFPYAKLARLVKLPPWLWLAPVIGALVDIRITFALIVVGYLVSGPVLWLRQRRTA from the coding sequence TTGCGCCGCAGCAGCACGTTCGCCCGCCAGGTGCTCCTGGTCCGGGTCGGTCGTCGTGACGACGACCTGCACGGGACCGACCTGGTTCCTACCGAGCACCGGTACGCCGACCGGCAGCGCCGTCGTTACGGCCTGGACCGGCTCAGCCGGCCGGCTGACAACGTCGGTCGGGCGGAGATCGAGGCGGTGATGCCGGTCAGCCCGGCGATGCCGCCGATGGCGTACGCCGACGAGGCGTCCGCCGCTACCATCCCGCTGCTTCCCGGCGAGCGCACCATCGCCCGTCGGATGAAGTTCGGCCTGGTCAACGCGTGCACGCTGGCCAGCCTGATGCTCGGCATGCTGGCCATCTTCCTGGCCATGCAGGGCGAGGTGCGCATCGCCGCGCTCTGCCTGATCGCGTGCGTCGCCTTCGACGGTCTGGACGGCGCACTGGCCCGCCGACTCGGGGTGGCCAGCCCGTTCGGCGCGCAGATGGACTCGCTCGCCGACATGTGCTCGTTCGGTCTCGCCGCGCCGGTCGTGGTCTACGCCTCGCTCGCCGGCTCCGTCTCCACCGCCGCGGCGGCGGTGGCGTGCGCCCTGGTCGCGGCCTGTGCCGCTATTCGACTGGCCCGCTTCAACGTCTCGCCGAAGGACGGCCGCTTCTTCTGCGGCGTGCCGACCACGATGGCGGCTGCGGTGCTCGCCCTGACCGTGGCGATCGGCCTGCCGGTGCCCGGGGCCGTGCTGGTCGCCGGGGTGGCGCTGCTGGCCTTCGCGATGGTTTCGAGCTTCCCGTACGCCAAGCTCGCCCGCCTGGTGAAGCTGCCCCCGTGGCTCTGGCTGGCTCCGGTGATCGGCGCGCTGGTCGACATCCGGATCACGTTCGCGCTGATCGTGGTGGGTTACCTGGTCAGCGGGCCGGTGCTCTGGCTGCGGCAGCGTCGCACCGCCTGA
- a CDS encoding NUDIX hydrolase — protein sequence MGFLRRVGVYGVLWDGDRVLVVRDGVGGEFPGVWRLPGGTVAHAEHPERAVVRAVAEQTGLTVAAGRLRAVVADVTSYPEDVSLHTDRLFFELTQRDGPVAEAGGGLVDRVAWLTLAEAAGLSLTPFTAEMLGLPVTPLPPGSHRPGQSFPPPHPDRRLRFGAYGLVTDPAGRILLTQIADGYPGAGLWHLPGGGTDHGEQPTTGLLRELVEEGGQLGRVVELLGVDNLHNPAALGPEGRPLDWHGVRVIYRVLVDVPTDAVVTESAGGSTARAGWFTRAEAVDLPLSDIATLAIGQSGR from the coding sequence ATGGGGTTCTTGCGGCGGGTTGGGGTTTATGGGGTTCTGTGGGATGGCGATCGGGTGCTGGTGGTTCGGGACGGGGTGGGCGGTGAGTTTCCCGGGGTGTGGCGGCTGCCGGGAGGTACTGTCGCGCACGCCGAGCATCCCGAGCGTGCCGTGGTTCGTGCCGTCGCCGAGCAGACCGGGCTGACCGTAGCGGCGGGTCGACTGCGGGCGGTGGTCGCAGACGTGACCAGCTATCCGGAGGACGTCTCGCTGCACACCGACCGGCTGTTCTTCGAGTTGACCCAGCGTGACGGGCCGGTGGCTGAGGCTGGTGGTGGGTTGGTTGATCGCGTTGCTTGGCTCACCCTGGCCGAGGCGGCGGGGTTGTCGCTGACACCGTTCACCGCCGAAATGCTCGGCCTGCCGGTCACGCCGCTGCCGCCCGGGTCGCACCGGCCGGGTCAGTCCTTTCCGCCGCCGCACCCCGATCGCCGGCTGCGCTTCGGGGCGTACGGGCTGGTGACCGATCCGGCAGGGCGGATCCTGCTCACGCAGATCGCGGACGGCTATCCGGGGGCTGGCTTGTGGCACCTGCCCGGTGGGGGTACCGATCACGGTGAGCAGCCGACCACCGGGTTGCTCCGGGAGCTGGTCGAGGAGGGTGGTCAGCTCGGTCGGGTGGTCGAGCTTCTCGGGGTGGACAATCTGCACAACCCAGCCGCGCTCGGCCCGGAGGGTCGGCCGTTGGACTGGCACGGCGTACGGGTGATCTATCGGGTGTTGGTGGACGTACCTACCGATGCGGTGGTCACCGAATCCGCAGGGGGCTCGACGGCGAGGGCCGGCTGGTTCACCCGCGCCGAAGCTGTTGACCTGCCGTTGAGCGACATCGCTACGCTGGCAATCGGACAGAGTGGCCGATAG
- a CDS encoding NUDIX hydrolase, whose protein sequence is MTTLLEPLRRIAAYAVCADSRGRVLLVRASERSGTPGTWSLPGGAVDHGEDPNHTVVRETAAETGLSVAVSGLADVLADMRALPDRGITIHTDRLIYRVAVRGGTLADRVGERPTDLARWYTLDEARELPLRSFTARALGLPASSADVVPDEAPEFPSFYAVPGPDGLHRAQRFAAYAVCTDPAGRVLLTRVSDGYPGAGCWHLPGGGTDYGEQPGAALIRELVEETGQTGRLVELLGVASHRDAASLGPEGYPIDWHGVRAFYRVVVDQPNPLTVADVGGSTCEARWFGREELGALPAHHLTEVTAEAVQAAQLT, encoded by the coding sequence GTGACCACCTTGCTGGAGCCGCTCCGCAGGATCGCGGCATACGCAGTTTGTGCTGATTCAAGAGGCCGAGTCTTGCTGGTCCGCGCATCGGAGCGCTCCGGCACCCCCGGCACGTGGTCGCTGCCTGGCGGGGCGGTCGACCACGGCGAGGACCCGAACCACACTGTCGTCCGTGAAACCGCCGCCGAAACCGGCCTCTCGGTCGCCGTCTCCGGCCTGGCCGACGTGCTCGCCGACATGCGCGCACTGCCGGACCGCGGCATCACCATCCACACCGACCGGTTGATCTACCGGGTGGCGGTGCGTGGCGGCACACTGGCCGACCGGGTCGGCGAGCGTCCCACCGACCTGGCCCGCTGGTACACGCTCGACGAGGCGCGCGAGCTGCCCCTGCGCTCGTTCACCGCACGCGCCCTCGGGCTGCCCGCCTCCTCGGCCGACGTGGTGCCCGACGAGGCACCCGAGTTCCCCTCGTTTTACGCGGTGCCCGGCCCGGACGGGCTGCACCGGGCGCAGCGCTTCGCCGCGTACGCCGTCTGCACCGACCCGGCCGGCCGGGTGCTGCTCACCCGGGTCTCCGACGGCTACCCCGGCGCCGGCTGCTGGCACCTGCCTGGCGGCGGCACCGACTACGGCGAGCAGCCCGGAGCGGCCCTCATCCGCGAGCTGGTCGAGGAGACCGGGCAGACCGGCCGCCTGGTCGAGCTTCTCGGAGTGGCCAGCCACCGCGACGCCGCCTCACTCGGCCCCGAGGGCTACCCGATCGACTGGCACGGGGTGCGCGCCTTCTACCGCGTCGTCGTCGACCAACCCAACCCGCTGACCGTGGCCGACGTGGGCGGCTCCACCTGCGAGGCCCGCTGGTTCGGGCGCGAGGAGCTGGGCGCTCTCCCCGCCCACCACCTCACCGAGGTGACCGCCGAAGCAGTCCAAGCCGCCCAGCTCACCTGA
- a CDS encoding PspC domain-containing protein, whose translation MTSTTAPHAPYKQLRRPTTDRMVAGVASGVGRYFAIDPTLVRVLFAVSGLLTGGLALFAYPIMWFLMPEEPTGAPAWPHPAGTAPQPTAPTPPYPPTTPFNTPPAA comes from the coding sequence ATGACATCGACCACCGCTCCCCACGCCCCGTACAAGCAGCTCCGGCGACCCACCACCGACCGCATGGTCGCGGGGGTCGCCAGCGGCGTCGGCCGCTACTTCGCCATCGATCCCACACTGGTCCGGGTGCTCTTCGCGGTCAGCGGCCTGCTCACCGGCGGGCTGGCGCTGTTCGCGTACCCGATCATGTGGTTCCTGATGCCGGAGGAGCCCACCGGCGCGCCGGCCTGGCCGCACCCGGCGGGCACCGCGCCGCAGCCCACCGCCCCGACGCCGCCCTACCCGCCGACGACCCCGTTCAACACGCCGCCGGCCGCCTGA